In a genomic window of Prochlorococcus marinus subsp. marinus str. CCMP1375:
- the lepA gene encoding translation elongation factor 4, which yields MTDIPVARLRNFCIIAHIDHGKSTLADRLLQETGTVSSRDMQEQFLDNMDLERERGITIKLQAARMNYCASDGEQYVLNLIDTPGHVDFSYEVSRSLQACEGALLVVDASQGVEAQTLANVYLALENDLEIIPVLNKVDLPGADSERIKQEIESIIGLDTSTAIECSAKTGIGIPEILQSVVDRIPPPKDLLNDPTKALIFDSYYDSYRGVIVYFRVMTGSISRRDKILLMASRKSYELDEIGIMSPDQRKVEDLHAGEVGYLSASIKAVADARVGDTITLVDDSASEPLPGYTEAKPMVFCGLFPTDADQYPDLREALDKLQLSDAALKYEPETSSAMGFGFRCGFLGLLHMEIVQERLEREYDLDLIVTAPSVIYQVNMIGGETLLIDNPATLPDPQKRESIEEPYVRIEIYAPNEYNGTLMGLCQDRRGDFVDMKFITTDRVTLIYEIPLAEVVTDFFDHMKSRTKGYASMEYHLIGYRENDLVRLDVLINAERADPLTTIVHREKAYGVGRGLVEKLKELIPKQQFKIPLQASIGSRIIASESISALRKDVLAKCYGGDISRKKKLLKKQAKGKKRMKSMGKVDVPQEAFMAVLKLNQ from the coding sequence AGAGGCATAACTATTAAGCTCCAAGCAGCGAGAATGAATTATTGCGCTAGTGATGGAGAGCAATATGTACTCAACTTAATTGATACGCCTGGTCATGTTGACTTTTCATATGAAGTGAGCAGGTCTTTGCAAGCATGTGAAGGCGCTTTACTAGTAGTTGATGCAAGTCAAGGAGTTGAGGCGCAAACCTTGGCTAATGTTTATTTAGCGTTAGAAAATGATCTTGAAATAATTCCTGTATTAAACAAAGTTGATTTACCCGGTGCAGACTCTGAACGAATTAAGCAAGAAATTGAGTCGATAATTGGCTTAGATACCTCTACTGCAATTGAATGCTCTGCAAAAACCGGAATAGGCATCCCTGAAATCTTGCAGTCTGTAGTAGATCGCATCCCACCACCTAAAGATTTGCTGAATGATCCTACAAAAGCTTTGATTTTTGATTCTTATTACGACTCTTACAGAGGAGTAATAGTCTATTTCCGTGTAATGACCGGTAGCATTTCCCGAAGAGACAAGATCCTTTTAATGGCTAGTAGAAAGAGTTATGAACTAGATGAAATAGGTATTATGTCACCTGATCAGAGAAAAGTTGAAGATCTTCATGCAGGAGAAGTCGGTTATTTATCAGCATCAATTAAAGCTGTCGCAGATGCTCGTGTTGGGGATACTATTACATTAGTTGATGACTCAGCAAGTGAGCCCTTGCCTGGATATACAGAAGCAAAGCCAATGGTATTTTGTGGATTGTTCCCAACAGATGCTGATCAATATCCAGATTTGAGAGAGGCTTTAGACAAATTGCAACTGTCAGATGCTGCTTTGAAGTATGAGCCAGAAACAAGCAGTGCAATGGGGTTTGGATTTCGGTGTGGATTTCTTGGATTGCTTCATATGGAGATAGTGCAAGAAAGATTAGAACGCGAATATGACCTTGATTTAATAGTTACTGCTCCATCAGTTATTTATCAAGTTAATATGATTGGTGGAGAGACTTTGTTGATTGACAATCCTGCGACATTACCTGATCCACAAAAGCGTGAATCAATTGAAGAACCTTATGTTCGAATTGAAATTTATGCACCTAATGAATATAACGGTACCTTAATGGGGCTATGTCAAGATCGTCGAGGTGATTTCGTTGATATGAAATTTATAACTACTGATCGAGTAACTCTTATATATGAGATTCCATTAGCAGAGGTTGTTACTGATTTCTTTGATCATATGAAGAGTAGAACTAAGGGCTATGCTTCTATGGAATATCATCTGATTGGATATCGTGAAAATGATTTGGTTCGCTTAGATGTATTAATAAATGCTGAAAGAGCAGACCCTTTAACAACTATTGTTCACCGGGAAAAAGCTTATGGGGTTGGGAGGGGATTGGTTGAAAAGTTGAAAGAACTTATTCCTAAGCAACAATTTAAGATACCTTTGCAAGCCTCGATAGGGAGTAGAATTATTGCAAGTGAAAGCATTAGTGCCTTGCGTAAAGATGTTTTAGCAAAATGTTATGGGGGGGATATTTCACGCAAGAAAAAATTACTTAAGAAGCAGGCTAAAGGTAAGAAAAGAATGAAATCAATGGGTAAAGTGGATGTCCCTCAGGAGGCTTTCATGGCAGTACTTAAATTAAATCAATAG
- a CDS encoding ABC transporter permease: protein MARWGIVLLGLYLIAAFLTPVLVGLGFLPDGQMGLDSPMYSSPSWGHWCGTDRLGRDVCVRTLQGTNVALQVVLLAVGFAVLIGVPIGILSAYMGGFVDRIMVLIMETLYTVPVLLLSVVIAFLLGRGILNAAIALCVVYIPQYFRVVRNQTMQVKTELYIEAARSMGAGPLWIMRRYLFKNVITSVPVLLTLNAADAVLVLGGLGFLGLGLPETIPEWGSDLNMALDAVPIGIWWTALFPGIAMFGLVLSLSLLGEALEDFISGNELVKE, encoded by the coding sequence ATGGCTCGCTGGGGAATTGTCTTACTAGGGCTTTACTTGATTGCTGCTTTTTTAACCCCTGTATTGGTTGGTTTAGGGTTTTTGCCTGATGGACAAATGGGCCTAGATAGCCCCATGTATTCCTCTCCATCTTGGGGACATTGGTGTGGAACTGATCGACTAGGCAGAGATGTTTGTGTGCGGACTTTGCAAGGAACGAATGTGGCACTCCAAGTTGTTCTTTTAGCAGTTGGTTTTGCTGTTCTTATTGGTGTGCCTATAGGTATTCTTAGCGCTTATATGGGTGGTTTTGTCGACAGAATAATGGTTTTGATAATGGAAACACTTTATACAGTTCCTGTTTTGTTGCTTTCAGTTGTTATTGCGTTCCTTTTGGGGAGGGGGATTCTGAATGCAGCAATTGCGTTATGCGTTGTATATATACCTCAATATTTTCGTGTTGTTAGGAATCAGACTATGCAAGTTAAAACGGAACTTTATATTGAAGCGGCAAGATCAATGGGAGCTGGCCCTCTTTGGATAATGAGAAGGTATCTTTTTAAAAATGTAATTACTTCTGTGCCTGTTCTTCTAACACTAAATGCTGCTGATGCAGTTTTAGTGTTAGGAGGACTTGGCTTTCTAGGACTTGGCTTGCCTGAAACTATTCCGGAATGGGGGAGTGATTTAAATATGGCTTTAGATGCTGTTCCAATAGGCATTTGGTGGACAGCACTATTCCCTGGAATTGCTATGTTTGGCTTAGTTCTTTCACTTTCTTTACTGGGAGAAGCTCTTGAAGATTTCATCAGTGGAAATGAACTTGTTAAAGAATAA
- the trmH gene encoding tRNA (guanosine(18)-2'-O)-methyltransferase TrmH, which translates to MPLLPRRFDRIKSVLNRRMSNLTVLAEEVEKPHNLSAILRTCDAIGILQAHAVFKQSKIPTFNSTAQGSQKWVKLVKHPNIEVAIKSLKGEGFKIYGTNLNEQAKDYRLFDYKGPTAFVLGAEKWGLSQLATSLVDESIFIPMRGMVQSLNVSVASATLLFEALRQREKVGISPNSGEGLNTDLYNKTLFEWSYPEVANWCKDQGREYPKLGSKGEILENLPRTIKLRY; encoded by the coding sequence ATGCCTCTCTTGCCACGTCGATTTGACCGCATCAAGTCTGTTCTTAATCGGAGGATGTCCAATTTAACCGTCCTTGCTGAAGAAGTAGAGAAGCCTCATAACCTTTCCGCTATTCTTCGAACTTGTGATGCTATTGGGATATTACAAGCACATGCAGTTTTCAAGCAAAGCAAAATACCAACTTTTAACAGTACGGCTCAGGGCAGCCAAAAATGGGTCAAACTTGTAAAACACCCAAATATTGAAGTCGCAATAAAATCGCTTAAAGGAGAGGGGTTTAAGATATATGGTACCAATCTCAATGAACAGGCTAAAGACTATCGTCTTTTTGATTACAAAGGCCCGACAGCGTTTGTATTGGGGGCAGAAAAATGGGGGCTCAGTCAGTTGGCTACAAGTCTTGTCGATGAATCTATTTTTATACCTATGAGAGGGATGGTGCAGTCTTTAAATGTCTCAGTAGCTTCAGCAACACTCCTTTTTGAAGCATTAAGACAGCGCGAAAAAGTCGGGATATCACCCAACTCTGGAGAGGGGCTTAACACGGACCTATATAACAAAACCTTGTTCGAATGGTCTTACCCTGAAGTAGCAAATTGGTGTAAGGATCAAGGGCGTGAATATCCAAAGCTAGGTTCAAAAGGAGAGATTCTAGAGAATCTTCCAAGAACAATAAAACTACGGTATTAA
- a CDS encoding 16S rRNA (cytosine(967)-C(5))-methyltransferase has product MLKKGLLSRLAAWEILQTVGRGAYSDIAIDHSFRKYSLSIADRALATELACGAIRQRLVLDCWIDCLAKVSAEKQPPLLRWLLHVGLYQIFYMDRIPVSAAVNTTVELAKKKNLKSLAPVVNAILREAIRARDLGKELPGLIEPQDRLSLKHSIPTWLAYELIEWKGEKGAEIIAKAFNQAPAIDLRVNSKRSSVKSLRQKFQDSGIESKLIETCPYGLTVTSGAGDLRQWPGYEQGEWSVQDRSAQWVVPLLEPRSGEVVLDACSAPGGKTTHLAELMNDIGEIWAVDRSPKRLQKVSLNAARLGHHCIKFLSADATNLIELKPSWKGYFNKILLDVPCSGLGTLARNPDARWRMSPSQIEGLIQLQFNLLEGILPLLKPGGRIVYSTCTIHPDENFRQIEKFVSMHQPLNLERQKQIWPGDAQGGDGFYAAIIDSG; this is encoded by the coding sequence TTGTTAAAAAAAGGATTACTTTCCAGGCTTGCAGCCTGGGAAATTCTTCAGACTGTTGGTAGAGGAGCTTATTCTGATATCGCAATAGATCATTCATTCCGGAAATATAGTTTGAGTATTGCTGATAGAGCACTGGCGACTGAATTGGCGTGTGGTGCTATTCGTCAACGTCTTGTTTTGGATTGTTGGATTGATTGTTTAGCAAAGGTGTCAGCAGAGAAACAACCACCATTGCTAAGGTGGCTGCTTCATGTCGGCCTTTATCAGATATTTTATATGGATCGAATCCCCGTCTCGGCAGCAGTTAATACAACTGTGGAGTTGGCAAAAAAAAAGAATTTAAAGTCTCTTGCTCCTGTAGTTAATGCAATTTTAAGAGAAGCAATTAGAGCTCGTGATCTTGGTAAAGAATTACCTGGGTTAATTGAGCCGCAAGATCGTCTTTCGCTAAAACATTCAATACCAACTTGGTTGGCATACGAATTGATTGAGTGGAAAGGAGAAAAAGGGGCTGAGATTATTGCAAAGGCTTTTAATCAGGCTCCTGCAATTGATTTGAGAGTCAATTCTAAGCGTTCGAGTGTTAAGAGTTTAAGGCAGAAATTTCAAGATTCTGGGATAGAAAGCAAGCTTATAGAGACCTGTCCTTATGGATTAACTGTCACATCCGGTGCCGGAGACTTGCGTCAGTGGCCTGGTTATGAGCAAGGGGAATGGTCAGTTCAAGACAGGTCTGCACAGTGGGTAGTCCCTCTCTTAGAGCCAAGATCAGGAGAGGTGGTTCTGGATGCTTGCTCAGCTCCAGGAGGGAAAACAACTCATTTAGCAGAATTGATGAATGATATTGGTGAAATTTGGGCTGTCGATCGATCTCCAAAACGTCTGCAGAAAGTTTCTTTAAATGCAGCTCGTCTTGGACATCATTGCATAAAGTTCTTATCTGCTGATGCTACGAATCTGATAGAACTAAAGCCTTCTTGGAAGGGATATTTTAATAAGATCTTATTGGATGTTCCTTGTTCAGGGTTGGGGACATTAGCGAGGAATCCTGATGCTCGATGGAGGATGTCACCTTCTCAAATAGAAGGATTAATACAACTTCAATTCAATCTTTTGGAAGGAATCCTTCCATTACTTAAACCAGGAGGAAGGATCGTCTACTCAACTTGTACTATTCATCCGGATGAAAATTTTAGACAAATTGAGAAATTTGTTTCTATGCATCAGCCGCTAAACCTTGAGAGGCAAAAACAAATATGGCCTGGGGATGCTCAAGGCGGAGATGGTTTTTATGCAGCAATTATTGATTCGGGTTAG
- a CDS encoding transglycosylase domain-containing protein gives MNVEFRNWLFITTGTLAIGSLTAISEGFISKSIDSFLPPSNKVNVFSRPRTIEFFSSKGEIIQKRGPVTREKMTSGAMPQIVKDAFISAEDRRFYKHEGVDFWSISRALMANINEKSLVEGGSTITQQLARIIFLNQDRTITRKLKEIALAFKLERNLTKEEIIEQYLNNVYLGSSAYGISDAAWVYFQKDPSELTLEEAALIAGLAPAPSLYSPLVNTNLALKRRDIVLKKMRLENFISDSELLTALSSPLNLKPAAPKFIKSKAPFFTSYVEQKLPHLLSKEQMEIGGLKIYTSIILDWQSKAREITKTQSPDNAEGAIVSIEPSTGLIRVLIGGKNYNKNQFNRATQALRSPGSTFKVFPYSAAISEGYKPEDILFDTPRCWYGYCPKNFGNKYFGEISLVNSFSNSLNTIAVDLLSKVGFKKVISIANRLGVGNERKLGHYYPLAIGAYEETVLNMTAAYAGITNRGVYHKPSPIKEIRGPDNKVIWSQRANNNKGTRALDVDVADTMNWMLKKVVSEGSGFAASMEGREVAGKTGTSEGARDLWFIGSVPQLTTGIWFGKDDNEEIKGSSGDAALAWKKFMKGIDKDLLLSDFPERPSSP, from the coding sequence GTGAATGTTGAATTTCGAAATTGGCTGTTCATAACAACAGGCACACTAGCCATAGGTTCACTCACAGCAATATCTGAAGGGTTCATAAGTAAATCCATTGATTCTTTTCTACCACCTTCAAATAAAGTAAATGTCTTTAGTCGTCCTAGAACTATTGAGTTCTTTTCATCAAAAGGAGAAATAATTCAGAAGAGAGGGCCAGTTACTCGTGAGAAAATGACCTCAGGAGCAATGCCACAAATTGTCAAAGACGCATTTATTTCAGCAGAAGATAGGCGTTTCTACAAACATGAAGGTGTTGATTTTTGGAGTATTAGTAGAGCATTAATGGCAAATATCAATGAGAAGTCATTAGTTGAAGGAGGCAGCACAATTACACAGCAATTGGCAAGAATAATCTTCCTCAATCAAGATAGAACTATAACTCGAAAACTTAAAGAAATTGCTCTGGCATTCAAGCTAGAAAGAAATTTAACTAAAGAAGAAATAATCGAGCAATATTTAAATAATGTCTACTTAGGGTCTAGTGCATATGGAATCTCAGATGCAGCGTGGGTGTACTTTCAAAAAGACCCTAGCGAGTTAACCCTTGAAGAAGCCGCTCTAATAGCAGGATTAGCTCCTGCACCCTCATTATATTCACCTCTAGTGAACACCAATTTAGCCCTAAAGCGTAGAGATATTGTCCTTAAAAAAATGAGGCTTGAAAATTTCATCTCGGATTCAGAATTATTAACAGCTTTAAGTAGTCCACTAAATCTAAAACCTGCTGCTCCAAAATTTATAAAGAGTAAAGCTCCTTTTTTCACAAGCTACGTAGAGCAAAAGCTCCCTCATCTGTTGTCAAAAGAGCAAATGGAGATTGGTGGTCTTAAGATTTACACTAGTATTATTCTTGATTGGCAATCAAAAGCTCGAGAAATAACTAAAACTCAAAGCCCAGATAACGCGGAAGGTGCAATCGTCTCTATTGAACCAAGCACTGGACTAATTAGAGTTCTTATAGGAGGAAAAAATTATAACAAGAATCAATTTAATAGAGCGACTCAAGCACTTAGGTCCCCTGGCTCCACTTTTAAAGTATTCCCATATTCAGCTGCTATCAGCGAGGGCTACAAGCCAGAAGACATTCTTTTTGACACCCCAAGATGCTGGTATGGGTATTGTCCAAAGAACTTTGGTAATAAGTACTTTGGGGAGATATCGCTAGTCAATTCATTCTCAAATTCTTTGAACACTATAGCTGTCGATCTACTATCAAAAGTAGGGTTTAAGAAAGTAATATCTATTGCTAATAGACTAGGTGTAGGAAATGAAAGAAAACTTGGTCATTATTACCCTTTAGCAATAGGGGCATATGAAGAGACAGTGCTTAACATGACTGCAGCTTATGCGGGCATTACAAACAGAGGTGTTTATCATAAGCCATCCCCTATTAAAGAGATAAGAGGACCTGACAATAAAGTTATATGGAGTCAGAGAGCTAATAACAATAAGGGGACTAGAGCATTAGATGTCGACGTAGCTGACACAATGAACTGGATGTTAAAAAAAGTTGTTTCGGAAGGCTCAGGGTTTGCTGCCTCGATGGAAGGTCGAGAAGTTGCAGGAAAAACTGGAACTTCTGAAGGGGCTCGAGACCTTTGGTTTATTGGCTCAGTTCCACAACTCACAACTGGCATTTGGTTTGGCAAAGATGACAACGAAGAAATAAAAGGTAGTAGTGGGGATGCAGCACTCGCTTGGAAGAAATTCATGAAAGGAATAGATAAAGACTTATTATTGTCAGATTTTCCTGAAAGGCCATCTTCCCCCTAA